In Deinococcus puniceus, one genomic interval encodes:
- a CDS encoding transposase — protein MKQKQFTEEQIIKLLQDAKKGQQPIEELCRDFGCSPASYYTWKKKYGDTTPDEAKRLRHLEKENARLLRIVGQQRLEIEAVKEVLAKKR, from the coding sequence ATGAAACAAAAGCAGTTCACCGAAGAGCAAATCATCAAGTTGCTGCAAGACGCCAAGAAAGGTCAACAGCCCATAGAGGAGTTGTGCCGGGACTTCGGATGCAGCCCAGCGTCGTACTACACATGGAAAAAGAAGTACGGCGATACCACACCCGATGAAGCCAAGCGGCTGCGCCACTTGGAGAAGGAAAATGCACGCCTGTTACGGATCGTAGGCCAGCAGCGCCTCGAAATCGAGGCGGTCAAGGAGGTCTTGGCAAAAAAGCGATAA
- a CDS encoding IS3 family transposase — translation MRELVTQRVKPERACFLVGLPKSSWHYRAKPRQDDEIRRRIRELAGQHPRRGSRFIHALLVKEGNTVNRKKVRRIWREEQLTIKKNPSRKIRTGNTIPMTAEFPNHVWTYDFIFDQTLGGTTLKILTLTDEFTRQSLAIRVAETFTSMDVKAVLDEVIKERGAPTFLRSDNGSEFIARDLGIWLAVQEVSTRFIEPGKPWQNGFAESFHSRLREECLTQEVFYSVKHAGVLIEGWRAFYNAHRPHSSLAYQTPDEFAATWLARSASHPVPCT, via the coding sequence GTGCGAGAACTGGTCACGCAGCGGGTCAAGCCCGAACGGGCTTGCTTCTTGGTGGGTCTGCCTAAATCATCGTGGCACTATCGAGCAAAACCGCGTCAGGACGACGAAATTCGTCGTCGGATTCGCGAACTGGCGGGGCAACATCCGCGGCGTGGTTCTCGATTCATCCACGCGCTGCTCGTCAAAGAAGGCAACACGGTCAACCGGAAGAAAGTGAGACGAATCTGGCGAGAGGAGCAGCTGACGATCAAGAAGAACCCCAGCCGGAAAATTCGCACGGGCAACACCATCCCCATGACCGCGGAATTTCCCAATCACGTGTGGACGTATGACTTCATTTTCGACCAAACCCTCGGAGGTACCACCCTCAAAATCTTGACACTCACGGATGAATTCACCCGGCAATCTCTCGCGATTCGCGTCGCCGAGACGTTCACGTCGATGGACGTGAAAGCCGTCCTAGACGAGGTAATTAAAGAAAGAGGTGCCCCCACTTTTCTGCGCAGCGACAATGGCTCAGAGTTCATCGCCCGTGATTTGGGCATCTGGTTGGCCGTGCAGGAGGTCAGCACCCGGTTCATTGAACCGGGGAAACCTTGGCAGAACGGTTTTGCCGAAAGCTTTCATTCCCGCTTACGGGAAGAATGCTTGACCCAAGAAGTCTTCTATTCCGTCAAACATGCAGGCGTCCTCATCGAAGGCTGGCGAGCGTTTTACAACGCTCACAGGCCCCATTCTTCGCTCGCTTACCAAACGCCGGACGAGTTCGCCGCTACCTGGCTGGCTCGATCGGCTTCGCATCCTGTACCCTGTACCTGA
- a CDS encoding lectin-like domain-containing protein: protein MKLPDFLQQRSKDAAPSLRRAAGLLLAAGIGLGVVSPGAGAQATPATCISPNFARVGNATLQGNAVQLTPNTGTQIGAAWYDTRADLDRPFDYTAKVYLGNNDGGADGMTFTLQNSAKGFTAVGIAGQGLAAGFDNSLTGEITPSLTIELDTYQNTTANGANGWADPVGDHIAAYLNGDSRHNTSSSNYLIGGPPTVVPNLENGAYHNFRVVWNPATNTLQYSLDGTVYGTINRNIRNDVGTSPFWGYTASTGGATNQQIFCNESVIPAATADVTITKTDGVNSVNPGQATTYTIVVANPGPSSDTVYNAVFTDPKVTNLTVTGVTCGSVTGGGVCPTVANTTVAKMQDVSPTGGIVIPTLPNGGSVTFTVTATVGNSATVTSITNTATVATSGYSDPTGNNTVEDINTVVQPTCIASGFSTVGNGNGSPIISNGAIQLTPDAQQRVGAAWSNTRADLNQSFDYTAKVFLGANPGGADGITFTLQNQGPTAIGVAGRSLAAGFDPLGNGAIIPSLTIEIDTFPNADSGWQDFSSNTINNHMAAYLNGDSRHIANANNLVDKTAIPSVEDGQYHDFRVTWNPTTNTLQYFLDSVLRGTINRNIRNDVGTTPYWGYTASTGDSTNQQVICNQNLIPAPVVDLSITKTDGQATTSPNQVLNYTIVIANAGPATATNAVFRDPKVTNLTVTGVTCGSVTGGGVCPTLDGTAVTKMQDITATGGIVIPTLPNGGSVTFTVTGTVANGATGNLANTATITVPTGFTDPTANNSATDTDTIEAALPATPPATCAVGSPLNLLAVTTGVKPVGASPYTYGTAFNDGAIETQTVTAQRGGCGVPPKNWTA from the coding sequence ATGAAATTGCCCGACTTTTTGCAACAAAGATCAAAGGATGCTGCTCCCAGCCTCCGCCGCGCCGCTGGCTTGCTCTTGGCCGCCGGAATCGGACTGGGTGTAGTGTCGCCGGGTGCTGGGGCGCAGGCCACGCCAGCCACCTGCATCTCGCCTAATTTCGCCCGAGTAGGCAATGCCACGCTACAGGGCAATGCTGTTCAATTGACCCCAAATACGGGCACGCAGATCGGCGCAGCTTGGTATGACACCCGTGCCGATTTGGATCGGCCCTTCGATTACACCGCCAAAGTGTATTTGGGCAATAACGATGGTGGGGCCGATGGCATGACCTTTACCCTTCAAAATTCTGCAAAGGGATTCACTGCCGTTGGCATTGCTGGCCAAGGCTTGGCCGCTGGGTTTGATAACTCTCTCACCGGGGAAATCACCCCTTCGCTGACCATCGAACTTGATACCTATCAAAACACCACGGCTAACGGTGCCAACGGTTGGGCAGATCCCGTTGGCGACCACATCGCGGCTTACCTGAACGGAGACAGCCGCCATAACACCTCATCGTCCAATTACCTGATCGGTGGCCCCCCCACCGTTGTTCCCAACCTAGAAAACGGTGCGTACCACAATTTCCGCGTGGTTTGGAACCCCGCCACCAATACTCTGCAATATTCCCTTGACGGCACCGTGTACGGCACCATCAATCGCAACATCCGCAACGATGTCGGCACGTCACCTTTCTGGGGCTACACCGCTTCCACGGGTGGCGCAACCAACCAGCAAATCTTTTGCAATGAAAGCGTCATTCCTGCGGCGACGGCGGATGTCACGATTACCAAAACCGACGGCGTGAATAGCGTTAATCCGGGTCAGGCCACCACTTATACCATCGTGGTTGCCAACCCCGGCCCAAGCAGCGATACCGTCTACAACGCTGTGTTCACAGACCCCAAAGTGACCAACTTGACCGTCACGGGCGTGACGTGCGGAAGCGTTACAGGCGGAGGCGTCTGCCCCACAGTTGCTAACACCACCGTAGCCAAGATGCAGGACGTGAGTCCAACTGGCGGCATCGTTATTCCCACGCTCCCCAATGGCGGTAGCGTCACCTTTACTGTGACCGCCACCGTAGGAAATAGCGCCACTGTGACCAGCATCACCAACACCGCCACCGTTGCAACCTCCGGCTACAGCGATCCTACTGGCAACAACACAGTTGAGGACATCAACACCGTCGTTCAGCCGACTTGCATCGCCTCTGGCTTTTCTACAGTTGGCAATGGCAACGGCTCGCCAATAATTTCTAATGGCGCAATTCAACTTACACCTGATGCACAACAGCGAGTGGGCGCGGCTTGGTCTAACACCCGTGCAGACTTGAACCAGTCCTTTGACTACACCGCCAAAGTCTTCTTAGGTGCCAATCCTGGCGGGGCAGATGGCATCACTTTCACCCTTCAGAACCAAGGCCCAACAGCTATCGGCGTTGCTGGCCGCAGCTTGGCCGCAGGCTTTGACCCGTTAGGCAACGGGGCTATCATTCCCTCACTGACCATCGAGATAGACACTTTCCCCAATGCTGATAGCGGCTGGCAAGACTTTTCTAGCAACACCATTAATAATCATATGGCGGCTTACCTGAATGGCGACAGTCGACATATTGCAAATGCCAACAATCTAGTCGACAAAACCGCTATTCCTAGTGTGGAAGACGGCCAGTATCACGACTTCCGCGTGACGTGGAACCCCACCACCAATACCCTCCAGTACTTCCTTGATAGCGTGCTACGCGGCACCATCAATCGCAATATCCGCAACGATGTCGGCACAACGCCTTACTGGGGCTATACCGCTTCTACAGGCGACTCGACCAACCAGCAAGTCATTTGCAACCAGAACCTCATTCCTGCACCTGTGGTCGATCTCTCCATCACCAAAACGGACGGCCAAGCCACTACCAGCCCCAATCAAGTACTGAACTACACCATCGTGATTGCCAATGCTGGGCCAGCCACCGCCACCAACGCCGTGTTTAGAGACCCCAAAGTGACCAACTTGACCGTCACGGGCGTGACGTGCGGAAGCGTGACTGGCGGTGGCGTTTGCCCCACCCTAGACGGCACCGCAGTCACCAAGATGCAGGACATCACTGCAACTGGCGGCATCGTTATTCCCACCCTGCCCAATGGCGGCAGCGTCACGTTTACCGTTACTGGTACGGTTGCCAACGGGGCCACCGGCAACCTCGCCAACACCGCCACGATTACCGTACCTACGGGCTTCACCGATCCAACCGCTAACAACAGCGCCACCGATACCGATACGATTGAAGCCGCCTTGCCTGCCACGCCGCCTGCCACTTGCGCGGTAGGCAGCCCGCTGAATTTGTTGGCCGTCACCACTGGTGTCAAACCTGTTGGTGCATCGCCCTATACCTACGGTACGGCTTTCAATGACGGTGCCATAGAAACTCAAACTGTAACTGCTCAGCGGGGGGGTTGTGGAGTGCCCCCCAAAAACTGGACGGCGTGA
- a CDS encoding GEVED domain-containing protein → MTISSQAGKQAIALGVMLNVADYGDAPTAYGNVAHLPVLGWNGGTLGAGTNTIFPNTNTAPTFGLATQIPPTTALLGSVVDVERTSQANATATADDANSIDDEDGVTMPASVMIGNVVTLPVAIGAAGLLSAWFDWNRDGDFADAGEQITSDNSVSVGTTNLSVTVPTNAVAGTTFARFRICTAAASCNSPTGVSPSGEVEDYSLVVMPTTADLNINKTGPSTVVQGSLATYTITVWNKGPGNSTGATISDPVPSNLTNVNWTCAASDTAACGIAGGSGNTINFVSGILPVNASATAPISGSYLTLTVTGTATTSGTLINTASVTAAPGTTDPVPGNNSSSQSTTVTAAMPVQPAINLKKYVRNVTTGTAFSETSTTARPKDIIEYCITYINAGGNAANFKLTDNVPAGMIVQLDAYAAGQGILWNSTSNTVSGNTTPAGTNLTNAPSDDAGTLTGADTLPPIDFTVHGTNNTGLLTLDLSATGLANLGKGTVCFRTQIP, encoded by the coding sequence GTGACTATTTCCAGCCAAGCAGGGAAGCAGGCTATCGCTCTGGGCGTCATGCTGAACGTGGCCGACTATGGTGATGCCCCCACCGCCTACGGCAACGTTGCCCATTTGCCTGTACTGGGCTGGAATGGCGGCACTTTAGGTGCCGGAACCAACACCATTTTCCCCAACACCAACACCGCCCCTACTTTCGGCTTGGCCACCCAAATCCCGCCTACAACTGCATTGCTTGGCAGCGTCGTAGACGTTGAACGCACTTCGCAGGCCAATGCCACGGCCACAGCCGATGATGCCAACAGCATCGATGACGAAGACGGCGTAACGATGCCTGCCTCCGTCATGATTGGGAATGTTGTCACTCTTCCTGTAGCTATCGGGGCAGCGGGCCTGTTGAGTGCTTGGTTCGATTGGAACAGAGACGGCGACTTTGCTGACGCAGGTGAGCAAATTACCAGTGATAATTCGGTGTCTGTAGGGACAACCAACCTCAGTGTCACTGTGCCCACCAATGCAGTCGCGGGAACGACTTTCGCCCGCTTCCGTATTTGTACGGCTGCTGCAAGCTGCAATTCCCCCACTGGGGTTTCTCCTTCCGGTGAGGTCGAAGATTACTCGCTGGTTGTCATGCCGACGACTGCCGATCTCAATATCAACAAAACCGGCCCCAGCACCGTGGTTCAGGGCAGCCTCGCCACCTACACCATCACCGTGTGGAACAAAGGCCCCGGCAATTCGACAGGCGCGACTATCTCAGACCCCGTTCCCAGCAACCTGACCAACGTGAACTGGACTTGCGCGGCTTCTGATACCGCAGCGTGCGGAATAGCCGGTGGGAGCGGCAACACTATCAACTTTGTGAGCGGCATCTTGCCCGTGAACGCCAGTGCGACAGCGCCCATCAGTGGCAGCTACCTGACCCTGACGGTCACGGGCACGGCCACAACCAGCGGCACCTTGATCAACACGGCCAGTGTGACTGCGGCACCCGGCACTACCGACCCCGTACCGGGCAACAACTCCAGCAGCCAGTCAACAACGGTCACGGCGGCCATGCCAGTTCAGCCTGCCATCAACCTCAAAAAGTACGTTCGCAACGTGACCACCGGAACTGCCTTTTCCGAAACCAGCACCACAGCCCGGCCCAAAGACATCATCGAATACTGCATCACTTACATCAACGCGGGCGGCAACGCGGCCAACTTCAAACTCACCGACAATGTGCCCGCCGGGATGATCGTTCAGCTTGATGCCTATGCAGCAGGCCAAGGCATCCTTTGGAACAGCACCAGCAATACCGTCAGCGGCAACACCACCCCCGCAGGTACCAACCTGACCAACGCCCCCAGTGACGACGCTGGCACGCTGACCGGAGCAGACACACTACCCCCGATAGATTTCACAGTACACGGCACCAACAACACGGGCCTCCTGACCCTCGACCTCAGCGCGACTGGGTTAGCGAACCTCGGCAAAGGCACCGTTTGCTTCCGGACACAAATCCCGTGA
- a CDS encoding DUF11 domain-containing protein, with protein MLPATVTSIASAAVVYDSTQGTAGNGNDDGSYNLDSIFACPPILNLSKNSNGPWTVGQTSATYTLSATNTGPMATFGTVAISDTLPSGITVPDGAVTLSGTNAANWTCTAASNVLTCTSTVTVAAGGSTTFTFPVSVTALAIGSPVNYASVSGGGGSPNAPTNPNSSSCTPSNLCASTTTTVTAATPVQPAIELKKYVRNVSTGTAFSDTSTTARPKDIIEYCITYINTGGNAANFKLTDNVPAGMVILPKASPNPLEEVKAPYGTGAAATNIRWSNTSTSVTGISTPAGTNLTNAPSDDVGTLTGTGTGTNNTGLLTLDLSATGLPNGDKGTVCFQTQIP; from the coding sequence GTGTTGCCTGCCACTGTCACGTCTATTGCTTCGGCTGCCGTCGTTTACGATTCGACTCAGGGCACTGCCGGGAACGGGAACGATGACGGCAGCTACAACCTCGACAGCATCTTTGCCTGCCCACCCATCCTGAACCTCTCCAAGAACAGCAACGGCCCGTGGACTGTAGGACAGACCAGCGCCACCTACACCCTGAGTGCCACGAATACTGGCCCGATGGCAACCTTTGGCACCGTGGCCATCAGCGATACGCTCCCCAGCGGCATTACCGTGCCCGACGGTGCAGTAACCCTCAGCGGCACCAACGCCGCCAACTGGACTTGCACGGCAGCCAGCAACGTTTTGACTTGCACCAGCACGGTTACTGTGGCGGCGGGCGGAAGCACCACTTTCACTTTCCCTGTGTCGGTCACAGCTCTCGCCATAGGCTCCCCGGTCAACTACGCCAGCGTCAGCGGTGGGGGCGGCAGTCCGAACGCGCCAACCAACCCCAATTCGAGTAGCTGTACACCCAGTAATCTGTGTGCCAGCACGACCACCACCGTCACGGCAGCCACGCCAGTTCAGCCCGCCATCGAACTCAAAAAGTACGTTCGCAACGTCTCCACCGGAACTGCCTTTTCCGACACCAGCACCACAGCCCGGCCCAAAGACATCATCGAATACTGCATCACTTACATCAACACGGGCGGCAACGCGGCCAACTTCAAACTCACCGACAATGTGCCCGCCGGGATGGTCATCTTGCCGAAGGCCAGCCCCAACCCCCTCGAAGAAGTCAAAGCACCTTACGGCACAGGGGCCGCCGCAACCAACATCCGCTGGAGCAACACCAGCACTAGCGTCACCGGCATCTCCACCCCCGCAGGTACCAACCTGACCAACGCCCCTAGTGACGACGTTGGCACGCTGACCGGAACAGGCACCGGCACCAACAACACGGGGTTGCTGACCCTTGACCTCAGCGCGACTGGGCTGCCCAACGGCGACAAAGGTACCGTCTGTTTCCAGACTCAAATCCCGTGA
- the tnpC gene encoding IS66 family transposase, whose product MAHDACPNCERLEAQLAEVLAELRAIKAQLARNSTTSSQPPSQDKPWAPKSERQKTGRSSGGQRGHTGQTLKMSAHPDETVPLSLTGHCPCGQVWDNVSVQTTVSRQVHDLPELQLRVTEYRADVKVCPTCHHRQQAPFPGHVSGQVQYGPRIHGLAVYLNAAHFIPLERTSEILEALCGVRPSDGTIALNLHLAAAKLEDFETQLKAALQKQPVLHADETGSKVNGQLQWMHVVSCAQLTLYGHHPKRGFAALDAMNVLPQYQGILVHDAWSTYFKLPAQHALCGAHLLRELRGLAEHHAQGWAGELRDALRRVYHEQKQGILTATARTAFEHQFDALLEKALQVNPEAPPVPGRRGRTRQSLGRNLALRCRQHREAVLRFLHDERVPFDNNQAERDVRLWCVKRKVSGGFRSAEGGQNFARIRSYISTLGKQGLNVWYGLVSVFTGNVLMPDFSV is encoded by the coding sequence ATAGCTCACGACGCCTGCCCAAACTGCGAAAGACTCGAAGCCCAGCTCGCTGAGGTGCTGGCTGAACTTCGCGCCATCAAAGCTCAACTGGCCCGAAACAGCACCACCTCCAGTCAGCCTCCCAGTCAGGACAAGCCCTGGGCACCCAAAAGTGAGCGCCAGAAGACCGGTCGGTCTTCTGGCGGCCAGCGTGGTCATACAGGTCAGACGCTCAAGATGTCCGCACATCCAGATGAAACCGTCCCCCTGTCCCTCACTGGACACTGCCCCTGCGGCCAGGTCTGGGACAACGTGTCCGTCCAGACCACGGTGTCCCGGCAGGTTCACGACCTGCCGGAACTTCAGCTGCGCGTCACGGAATACCGCGCGGACGTCAAAGTCTGCCCCACGTGTCATCACCGGCAGCAAGCCCCGTTCCCAGGGCATGTTTCGGGACAGGTGCAGTACGGCCCCCGTATTCACGGGCTCGCGGTATATCTCAACGCCGCGCATTTCATTCCATTGGAGCGGACGAGCGAGATCCTCGAAGCGCTCTGTGGCGTGCGGCCCAGTGACGGTACCATCGCGCTGAACCTTCATCTGGCGGCCGCCAAGCTCGAGGACTTCGAGACCCAGTTGAAAGCGGCACTCCAAAAGCAACCCGTCCTGCATGCGGATGAGACGGGCAGCAAAGTCAATGGGCAGCTTCAGTGGATGCACGTGGTGAGCTGCGCGCAGCTCACCTTGTACGGTCACCACCCAAAGCGAGGTTTTGCTGCGCTGGACGCCATGAACGTGCTGCCGCAGTATCAAGGCATCCTGGTTCATGACGCCTGGAGCACCTATTTCAAGCTCCCAGCACAGCATGCGCTGTGTGGTGCGCATCTGCTCCGCGAACTGCGCGGTCTGGCCGAACACCATGCCCAGGGATGGGCAGGCGAACTGCGGGACGCCCTGCGCCGGGTGTACCACGAGCAGAAACAGGGCATCTTGACCGCTACGGCGCGTACAGCATTCGAACACCAGTTTGATGCGCTGCTGGAGAAGGCACTTCAGGTGAATCCTGAAGCGCCTCCGGTTCCTGGACGACGCGGGCGAACCCGGCAATCACTGGGACGGAATCTGGCTTTGCGGTGTAGGCAGCACCGCGAGGCGGTGCTGCGCTTCCTGCATGACGAGCGGGTGCCGTTCGACAACAATCAAGCGGAACGTGATGTACGCCTGTGGTGCGTGAAGCGCAAGGTGTCTGGCGGCTTCCGCTCTGCGGAAGGTGGGCAGAATTTCGCCCGTATCAGGAGTTACATCTCGACGCTGGGCAAGCAGGGTCTGAACGTCTGGTACGGCCTAGTCAGTGTGTTCACCGGGAATGTCCTCATGCCTGACTTCTCCGTCTGA